In one window of Camelina sativa cultivar DH55 chromosome 15, Cs, whole genome shotgun sequence DNA:
- the LOC109129322 gene encoding wound-induced basic protein-like produces the protein MIYDVNSVLFRSFLSQKGGSSDKRKGDDKPREQKPKASDNKPVMNE, from the exons ATGATCTATGATGTGAACTCTGTTCTTTTCAGATCCTTTCTGAGCCAAAAGGGTGGCTCCTCCGACaaaag GAAAGGTGACGACAAGCCAAGAGAACAGAAGCCCAAAGCTAGCGACAACAAACCtgttatgaatgaatga
- the LOC104744910 gene encoding FHA domain-containing protein FHA2 isoform X1 produces MATAIGGGSDVEVGFAKLQGEDFEYYMQSYSIMLGRNSKKSTVDVDLSSLGGGMNISRNHARIFYDFTRRRFSLEVLGKNGCLVEGVLHLPGNPNVKLDSQDLLQIGDKEFYFLLPVRSILGGPLGPRHHVSGQASVVPYHNYHSGPGSGSGKKGVRSREVYEYEDEDDDEDDEEEEIRGSGKKTRRDGHEVYASGEKKREGRAKIDREADDQQVLLLEEKDVVSSVATVLSDLCGPGDWMPMEKLHSVILKEYGNLWHHSRVRRYLTQEDWAIPEAKGKPWYGLLMLLRKYPEHFVINTRSKGRVTLEFVSLVSLLS; encoded by the exons ATGGCTACGGCTATAGGAGGTGGAAGCGATGTGGAGGTCGGATTTGCGAAGCTGCAAGGCGAAGATTTCGAGTACTATATGCAGTCATACTCCATTATGCTCGGCCGGAATTCTAAAAAATCGACCGTCGACGTTGATCTCTCATCACTCGGCGGCGGGATGAACATTTCTCGCAACCACGCTCGGATCTTTTACGATTTCACGCGACGCCGCTTCTCTCTCGAGGTTCTTGGCAAAAATGGCTGCCTCGTTGAAGGTGTTCTTCATCTCCCTGGGAACCCTAACGTCAAGCTCGACTCACAGGACCTTTTGCAGATTGGTGACAAAGAGTTCTACTTTCTCTTACCGGTTCGGAGCATTCTGGGTGGGCCGTTAGGACCTAGGCACCACGTCTCAGGGCAGGCTAGTGTTGTTCCGTACCATAATTATCATTCGGGTCCTGGTTCTGGATCGGGTAAAAAGGGTGTCCGGAGTAGAGAGGTTTATGAgtatgaggatgaagatgatgatgaagatgatgaggaagaggagattAGGGGGAGTGGAAAGAAGACAAGGAGAGATGGACATGAAGTATATGCTTCTGGAG agaagaagagagagggaagagCAAAGATAGACCGTGAAGCTGATGATCAGCAAGTTTTGCTTCTGGAAGAAAAAGATGTTGTATCATCTGTTGCCACTGTGCTTTCAGACTTGTGTGGTCCGGGAGATTGGATGCCTATGGAAAAACTTCATTCTGTG ATACTAAAGGAGTATGGAAACTTATGGCATCACAGTCGAGTAAGAAGATACCTGACACAAGAAGACTGGGCTATCCCTGAAGCAAAGGGTAAACCATGGTACGGTTTGTTAATGCTGCTTAGGAAATATCCGGAGCATTTCGTCATCAACACTAGATCTAAGGGAAGAGTTAcacttgaatttgtttctctcgTTTCCCTACTCTCATGA
- the LOC104744906 gene encoding dolichol-phosphate mannosyltransferase subunit 3-like isoform X1 — protein sequence MELWKRFDLVMFTGTYNTAILKSYISFVSRTMKHVVKILSLLVAVSAFWIALLQAAIIPRSHTWLLPIYFVVSLGCYGLLMVGIGLMQFPTCPREAVLLQHDITEAKDFLSANGVDVRSD from the exons ATGGAATTATGGAAACGCTTTGACTTAGTTATGTTTACTGGTACCTATAACACTGCAATACTCAAATCTTACATAAGCTTTGTTTCAAGGACAATGAAACATGTGGTAAAGATTTTGAGTCTTTTGGTAGCTGTCTCTGCCTTTTGGATTGCTCTTTTGCAGGCTGCAATTATTCCACGAAGTCATACGTGGTTG CTACCGATATACTTTGTAGTTTCCCTTGGATGCTATGGTCTTTTAATGGTTGGAATCGGTCTAATGCAGTTCCCTACCTGTCCTAGAGAAGCAGTTCTATTGCAGCAT GATATTACAGAGGCAAAAGACTTCTTAAGCGCTAATGGAGTAGATGTAAGATCGGATTGA
- the LOC104744906 gene encoding dolichol-phosphate mannosyltransferase subunit 3-like isoform X2 yields the protein MKHVVKILSLLVAVSAFWIALLQAAIIPRSHTWLLPIYFVVSLGCYGLLMVGIGLMQFPTCPREAVLLQHDITEAKDFLSANGVDVRSD from the exons ATGAAACATGTGGTAAAGATTTTGAGTCTTTTGGTAGCTGTCTCTGCCTTTTGGATTGCTCTTTTGCAGGCTGCAATTATTCCACGAAGTCATACGTGGTTG CTACCGATATACTTTGTAGTTTCCCTTGGATGCTATGGTCTTTTAATGGTTGGAATCGGTCTAATGCAGTTCCCTACCTGTCCTAGAGAAGCAGTTCTATTGCAGCAT GATATTACAGAGGCAAAAGACTTCTTAAGCGCTAATGGAGTAGATGTAAGATCGGATTGA
- the LOC104744910 gene encoding FHA domain-containing protein FHA1 isoform X2, translated as MATAIGGGSDVEVGFAKLQGEDFEYYMQSYSIMLGRNSKKSTVDVDLSSLGGGMNISRNHARIFYDFTRRRFSLEVLGKNGCLVEGVLHLPGNPNVKLDSQDLLQIGDKEFYFLLPVRSILGGPLGPRHHVSGQASVVPYHNYHSGPGSGSGKKGVRSREVYEYEDEDDDEDDEEEEIRGSGKKTRRDGHEVYASGEKKREGRAKIDREADDQQVLRLMHDSGLICVTDTKGVWKLMASQSSKKIPDTRRLGYP; from the exons ATGGCTACGGCTATAGGAGGTGGAAGCGATGTGGAGGTCGGATTTGCGAAGCTGCAAGGCGAAGATTTCGAGTACTATATGCAGTCATACTCCATTATGCTCGGCCGGAATTCTAAAAAATCGACCGTCGACGTTGATCTCTCATCACTCGGCGGCGGGATGAACATTTCTCGCAACCACGCTCGGATCTTTTACGATTTCACGCGACGCCGCTTCTCTCTCGAGGTTCTTGGCAAAAATGGCTGCCTCGTTGAAGGTGTTCTTCATCTCCCTGGGAACCCTAACGTCAAGCTCGACTCACAGGACCTTTTGCAGATTGGTGACAAAGAGTTCTACTTTCTCTTACCGGTTCGGAGCATTCTGGGTGGGCCGTTAGGACCTAGGCACCACGTCTCAGGGCAGGCTAGTGTTGTTCCGTACCATAATTATCATTCGGGTCCTGGTTCTGGATCGGGTAAAAAGGGTGTCCGGAGTAGAGAGGTTTATGAgtatgaggatgaagatgatgatgaagatgatgaggaagaggagattAGGGGGAGTGGAAAGAAGACAAGGAGAGATGGACATGAAGTATATGCTTCTGGAG agaagaagagagagggaagagCAAAGATAGACCGTGAAGCTGATGATCAGCAAGTTTTGC GGCTAATGCATGATAGTGGGTTGATCTGTGTGACAGATACTAAAGGAGTATGGAAACTTATGGCATCACAGTCGAGTAAGAAGATACCTGACACAAGAAGACTGGGCTATCCCTGA